A genomic window from Terrisporobacter glycolicus ATCC 14880 = DSM 1288 includes:
- the glmS gene encoding methylaspartate mutase subunit S yields the protein MEKKTLVIGVIGADVHAIGNKILYHCFVEAGFNVINLGVMVSQEEYVEAAIESNADVILVSSLYGHGEIDCRGLRERCEEWGLRNILLYVGGNIVVGKQPFEEVEKRFKQMGFDRVFPPGTDPDITIACLKQDLKLGEENASSFTN from the coding sequence ATGGAGAAGAAAACATTAGTTATTGGTGTTATAGGAGCTGATGTGCATGCAATAGGTAATAAAATTCTATATCATTGCTTTGTGGAAGCAGGATTTAATGTGATTAATCTTGGAGTGATGGTTTCTCAAGAAGAATATGTGGAAGCAGCTATAGAATCTAATGCAGATGTCATTTTAGTTTCTTCTTTATATGGTCACGGGGAAATCGATTGCAGAGGCTTGAGAGAAAGATGTGAAGAATGGGGACTAAGAAATATACTACTATATGTAGGAGGAAATATAGTAGTAGGCAAACAACCTTTTGAGGAAGTTGAAAAAAGATTTAAACAAATGGGCTTTGATAGAGTATTTCCACCAGGAACAGACCCGGATATTACAATAGCTTGTTTAAAGCAAGATTTGAAACTTGGTGAAGAAAATGCAAGTAGTTTTACTAATTGA
- a CDS encoding methylaspartate ammonia-lyase has product MKIKNVVCSAGRTGFYFDDQRAIKNGAISDGSTYMGRPVTEGFTRVRQSGESISVMIILEDNQIALGDCAAVQYSGAGGRDPLFLAKDFIPIIEKEVTPKLIGREITSFKELCDLIENIMVDNKKLHTAIRYGVTQALLDTVAKSNNMLMCQVIAKEYNTQVLDKIVPIFTQSGDNRYENADKMIIKGAQVLPHALINNVSEKLGYNGEKLEEYVAWLRDRIINLRDDNSYNPIIHIDVYGTLGVAFGNDNYEKIVSYMEKLCHIAKPFKLRIEGPVDVEDREKQMLALREIRKLIDERNINVEIVADEWCNTLEDIKYFADNKAGHIIQIKTPDLGGINNIVEAVLYCKEKNIGAYQGGTCNETDNSAKICAHIAMASGPDQILAKPGMGVDEGYMIVYNEMQRILALSKVINY; this is encoded by the coding sequence ATGAAAATAAAAAATGTAGTTTGCTCAGCAGGTCGTACGGGTTTTTACTTTGATGATCAACGTGCAATAAAAAATGGTGCAATTAGTGATGGTTCAACTTATATGGGAAGGCCTGTCACAGAAGGGTTTACTAGAGTAAGACAAAGTGGAGAATCCATATCTGTAATGATAATTTTGGAAGATAATCAAATTGCCCTTGGCGATTGTGCAGCAGTACAATACAGTGGTGCAGGAGGACGTGACCCTCTTTTTTTAGCTAAAGATTTTATTCCAATTATAGAAAAAGAAGTAACACCAAAATTAATAGGAAGAGAAATAACAAGTTTTAAAGAGCTTTGTGATTTAATAGAGAATATAATGGTTGATAATAAAAAGCTTCATACAGCTATTAGATATGGAGTGACACAAGCACTACTTGATACAGTGGCAAAATCAAATAATATGTTAATGTGTCAAGTTATTGCAAAAGAATATAATACTCAAGTTTTAGACAAAATTGTGCCAATATTCACACAAAGCGGAGATAATCGCTATGAAAATGCTGATAAAATGATTATAAAAGGAGCACAAGTTCTTCCACATGCCTTAATTAATAATGTAAGTGAAAAGTTAGGTTATAATGGAGAAAAATTAGAAGAATATGTGGCTTGGCTTAGAGATAGGATAATAAATTTAAGAGATGATAATTCTTATAATCCTATTATTCATATAGATGTGTACGGAACTTTAGGTGTTGCATTTGGTAATGATAATTACGAAAAAATAGTAAGTTATATGGAAAAATTATGTCATATAGCTAAACCATTTAAACTTCGTATAGAAGGTCCTGTAGATGTGGAAGACAGAGAAAAGCAAATGTTGGCATTAAGAGAAATTAGAAAATTAATAGATGAAAGAAATATTAATGTGGAAATTGTAGCTGATGAATGGTGTAATACACTGGAAGATATTAAATATTTTGCTGATAATAAAGCAGGTCATATTATTCAGATTAAAACTCCAGATTTGGGAGGTATAAATAATATAGTTGAGGCTGTTTTATATTGTAAAGAAAAAAATATAGGAGCTTATCAAGGTGGAACATGTAATGAAACGGATAACTCTGCTAAAATTTGTGCTCATATTGCAATGGCAAGTGGACCGGATCAAATTTTGGCAAAACCAGGTATGGGTGTTGATGAAGGTTACATGATTGTTTACAATGAAATGCAAAGAATTTTAGCGCTAAGTAAAGTAATAAATTATTAA
- a CDS encoding cold-shock protein: protein MANYSGTVKWFNVEKGYGFISSEDGEDVFVHYSNVKEEGNNKDLHEGESVTFDIAKADRGPSAINVRKV, encoded by the coding sequence ATGGCAAATTATTCAGGTACAGTTAAGTGGTTTAACGTGGAAAAAGGATATGGTTTTATTAGTAGCGAAGATGGAGAAGATGTTTTTGTACATTATTCAAATGTAAAAGAAGAAGGAAATAATAAAGATTTACACGAAGGAGAAAGTGTTACATTTGATATTGCGAAGGCAGATAGAGGACCTTCTGCTATAAATGTTAGAAAAGTTTAA
- a CDS encoding TrmB family transcriptional regulator, producing the protein MDNELNLLHKIGLTDAEAKVYLTLSQNGSLTGYEASKIANVPRSKIYNTLQSLIDKGFALYTQYESNNKYAAVPMSEVSNKIKMEMSNNLGQLEESFSIFPLRTNMDNIWHIKNYDNIFEKCRNIIKNSTKEILIQIWYEDLNNILEEIVKFQKKSNNIAVVIFGAPKDMEIPELKNLYFHGMGEEKKKEMGGRWITLVSDSKEVVFGQIISKSIAEVIWTESKPMVMLASEYVRHDVYFYKSANTLPNEMKQKFGDDLEKIRDIF; encoded by the coding sequence ATGGATAATGAATTAAACTTATTACATAAAATAGGGCTTACAGATGCTGAAGCAAAGGTATATTTAACTTTATCTCAAAATGGAAGCTTAACAGGCTATGAGGCTAGTAAAATAGCTAATGTTCCTAGATCAAAAATATATAATACACTGCAATCCTTAATAGATAAGGGATTTGCATTATATACTCAATATGAAAGCAATAATAAATATGCAGCAGTTCCTATGAGTGAAGTATCAAATAAAATAAAAATGGAAATGTCAAATAACTTAGGACAATTAGAAGAAAGTTTTAGTATTTTTCCTTTAAGAACTAATATGGACAACATATGGCATATAAAAAACTATGACAATATTTTTGAAAAATGTAGAAATATAATAAAAAATAGTACTAAAGAAATTCTTATTCAAATATGGTATGAAGATTTAAATAATATTTTAGAGGAAATAGTGAAATTTCAAAAGAAAAGTAATAATATTGCAGTGGTTATATTTGGAGCACCTAAAGATATGGAAATACCAGAGTTGAAAAATTTATATTTTCATGGAATGGGTGAAGAAAAAAAGAAAGAAATGGGCGGAAGATGGATTACCCTTGTTTCTGATTCTAAAGAAGTTGTTTTTGGACAAATTATTAGTAAATCCATTGCTGAAGTTATTTGGACAGAAAGCAAGCCAATGGTAATGTTAGCATCTGAATATGTTAGACATGACGTTTACTTCTACAAGAGTGCTAATACATTGCCAAATGAAATGAAGCAAAAATTTGGTGATGATTTAGAAAAAATAAGAGATATATTTTAG
- the glmL gene encoding methylaspartate mutase accessory protein GlmL, with protein sequence MQVVLLIDFGSTYTKITAVDVEKEVIIGTESSFTTIRTDINEGLNKAIESLEKRTGKLEYSQYLACSSAAGGLKMIASGLVPGVTATAAKEACLGAGAKVIKVYSFEMNEEDMAEIEKNKPEIFLLAGGTNGGDKRCILHNAKMLSKCNIDFPIIIAGNKEVSHKCKSILNNKETYIVENVMPVFGELNIIPAQNKIREIFLQKIINAKGITKVSELISEIIMPTPSAVMSGIELLSIGYEDEKGIGELIAIDLGGATTDVYSASDGSPKESNVIYKGMEEPFIKRTVEGDIGMRYSVGGIIDEVGVEEIAQISNLSEERVREIIEYIKLNPQTLPIEKSVEDLDFALAAKAVEIAITRHCGKREKIYTSNGIAYLQKGKDLTHVEKVILTGGALINLPCLESISEYVCFNEKSQESMKPKKAEILVDKKYILQAMGLLSKSYPKIAIRIMKKELKYGGN encoded by the coding sequence ATGCAAGTAGTTTTACTAATTGATTTTGGTAGTACCTATACAAAGATAACTGCTGTTGATGTTGAAAAAGAAGTTATTATTGGAACTGAGTCTAGTTTTACAACTATAAGAACAGACATAAATGAAGGACTTAATAAAGCCATAGAGTCTTTAGAGAAGCGAACAGGAAAGTTAGAGTATAGTCAGTATTTGGCCTGCTCTTCAGCAGCAGGAGGGTTAAAAATGATAGCTAGTGGTTTAGTTCCTGGTGTTACGGCTACTGCAGCAAAAGAAGCTTGTTTAGGTGCTGGAGCAAAGGTTATAAAGGTATACTCCTTTGAAATGAATGAAGAAGATATGGCAGAAATAGAAAAAAATAAACCAGAAATATTTTTACTTGCAGGAGGAACTAATGGTGGAGATAAAAGATGTATATTGCATAATGCCAAAATGTTATCAAAGTGTAATATAGATTTCCCCATAATAATAGCAGGTAATAAAGAAGTAAGTCATAAGTGTAAAAGTATATTGAATAATAAAGAAACATATATTGTGGAAAATGTAATGCCTGTATTTGGTGAATTAAATATAATACCAGCTCAAAATAAAATAAGAGAAATATTTTTACAAAAAATTATAAATGCAAAAGGTATTACTAAAGTAAGTGAATTAATATCAGAAATAATAATGCCAACGCCATCAGCTGTAATGAGTGGTATTGAACTTTTATCAATTGGCTACGAAGATGAAAAAGGGATAGGAGAACTTATTGCTATTGACCTAGGGGGGGCAACTACTGATGTATATTCTGCTTCAGATGGAAGTCCAAAGGAGTCAAATGTTATTTATAAAGGAATGGAAGAACCCTTTATAAAAAGAACAGTAGAAGGCGATATTGGAATGAGATATAGTGTTGGAGGAATTATTGATGAAGTGGGAGTTGAAGAAATTGCCCAAATATCTAATCTAAGTGAAGAAAGAGTAAGAGAAATAATTGAGTATATTAAACTTAATCCACAAACATTGCCAATTGAAAAGAGTGTTGAAGATCTAGATTTTGCACTTGCTGCAAAAGCAGTTGAAATAGCAATAACTAGACATTGTGGTAAAAGAGAAAAAATATACACATCAAATGGAATAGCATATTTACAAAAAGGTAAGGATTTAACTCACGTAGAAAAAGTTATTTTAACTGGAGGTGCATTAATAAACTTACCTTGTTTAGAAAGTATCTCAGAATATGTATGTTTTAATGAAAAAAGTCAGGAATCTATGAAACCTAAAAAAGCTGAAATTTTAGTAGATAAAAAATATATCTTACAAGCAATGGGTCTACTATCAAAATCATATCCAAAGATTGCAATTCGAATTATGAAAAAGGAGTTAAAATATGGTGGAAATTAG
- a CDS encoding methylaspartate mutase subunit E, which translates to MVEIRNKKISKEEFNRIREEVLSLWPTGKEVNLDESFEFHKSLPKNKIFSVKLVKAKEEGITLIQPRAGVALVDDQIKLLTYLQNVGQADLLPTTIDSYTRQNCYEDAQKGIVESIKNNKSMLNGFPAVNHGVESCRRIINALDTPVQVRHGTPDARLLSEITYAGGFTSYEGGGISYNIPYAKNVSLEKTIRDWQYVDRLTGLYEEEGISINREPYGPLTGTLVPPCISHSVAIIESLLAAKQGVKNISVGYGQCGNFIQDIAAIRALEELTNEYLIKSGHDDVIVTTVLHQWMGSFPQDEAKAFSVISLGSTLASLSKATKVIVKTPHEALGVPTMEANAQGLLCTKQILAMLKDQEFKTDEVDIEKEIIKRETRCIIDKCFEIGENDIAVGTIRAFKSGILDIPFAPSIHTLGKLLPARDNHGAIRILNPGKLPFTPEILDFNNNKIEERAKFENREKSFQMVIDDVYAISKGTLIGRPRNK; encoded by the coding sequence ATGGTGGAAATTAGAAATAAAAAGATTTCTAAGGAGGAATTTAATCGTATTAGAGAAGAAGTTCTTTCCTTATGGCCAACAGGAAAAGAAGTTAACTTAGACGAATCGTTTGAATTTCATAAATCTCTTCCTAAAAATAAGATTTTCTCAGTTAAACTTGTAAAAGCAAAAGAAGAAGGAATAACATTAATACAACCAAGAGCTGGTGTGGCTTTAGTAGATGATCAAATCAAACTATTAACTTATTTGCAAAATGTAGGTCAAGCAGATTTACTACCTACGACCATAGATAGCTATACAAGACAAAATTGTTATGAAGATGCACAAAAAGGAATCGTTGAGTCAATTAAAAATAATAAATCCATGTTAAATGGTTTTCCGGCTGTTAATCATGGAGTAGAAAGTTGCCGTAGAATTATAAATGCCTTAGACACACCTGTACAAGTAAGACATGGAACACCGGATGCTAGACTTTTAAGTGAAATAACCTATGCTGGAGGATTTACTAGTTATGAAGGTGGAGGTATCTCTTACAATATACCTTATGCTAAAAACGTATCTTTAGAAAAAACTATTAGAGACTGGCAATATGTTGATAGATTGACAGGTTTATATGAAGAAGAAGGTATATCAATAAATCGTGAACCTTATGGACCTTTAACTGGAACATTGGTACCTCCATGTATATCTCACTCAGTTGCAATTATAGAAAGTTTACTAGCTGCAAAGCAAGGTGTAAAAAATATTTCTGTAGGATATGGACAATGTGGAAACTTTATTCAAGATATTGCAGCGATTAGGGCATTAGAAGAGCTTACTAATGAATACTTAATAAAATCAGGACATGATGATGTTATTGTAACAACGGTACTTCACCAATGGATGGGAAGTTTTCCTCAAGATGAAGCAAAAGCATTTAGTGTAATTTCTTTAGGAAGTACTCTAGCTTCTCTTTCTAAAGCAACTAAAGTTATTGTAAAAACTCCACATGAAGCGCTAGGCGTACCAACAATGGAAGCCAATGCACAGGGATTGCTTTGCACAAAACAAATTTTAGCAATGTTAAAAGATCAAGAATTTAAGACAGATGAAGTTGATATTGAAAAAGAAATTATAAAAAGAGAAACTCGCTGTATAATAGATAAATGTTTTGAAATAGGTGAAAATGACATCGCAGTAGGTACTATTAGAGCTTTTAAAAGTGGTATTTTAGATATTCCTTTTGCGCCGTCTATTCATACTTTAGGTAAATTGTTACCAGCAAGAGATAATCATGGAGCTATTAGAATTCTTAATCCTGGAAAGTTACCATTTACACCTGAAATACTAGACTTTAATAATAATAAAATAGAAGAACGTGCTAAGTTTGAAAATAGAGAAAAATCTTTCCAAATGGTAATAGATGATGTTTATGCCATAAGTAAAGGAACGCTTATTGGTCGTCCTAGAAATAAATAA
- the ilvD gene encoding dihydroxy-acid dehydratase, translating into MSKSYWNGKDAAHRRVMMKAAGYSDEDIKNKPHIGVANSFMEGSPGTAHLRQVTEMVKQGIWAAGGVPVEFGIPATCGNIANGAEELKYEQVGRDIVAMSVEFVTKVHNFDGLVMVASCDNIIAGCYLAAARVDIPSLVVTGGSMQAGQYKGNTVVEADLDAARFSGAGEDELDYMEGCVCPTCGACPSMGTANTMQMLGEIFNLVLPGTSTVPASDSTRMREARIAGKYAVELTKSGRKPSDVITKEVLLNSIMFDMAVAGSTNAVLHILAMSYELGLGVTIEDFEKYANEIPCINAVIPSGPYTVVDFHYAGGVPNVMKMLESKLFLDAPMITGKTWGEYLEVITASENEVIHSLEKPLFTEPGLKILKGNLSPKGAIVRPTAVPEEVKYMKGKAKVYETDRDAFNAIMAGEIVPGDIIVIRYEGCKGAPGMKELMLSIDALIGLGLHKSVGLISDARFSGFNFGAIVGHVSPEAYDGGVIAVVENDDEIVIDIPNGEVSLLVDDEVIKNRLDKWVQPPLKEAKGCLNIFAKNCRPAEEGGAMQPW; encoded by the coding sequence ATGAGCAAAAGTTACTGGAATGGAAAAGATGCTGCACATAGAAGAGTTATGATGAAAGCAGCTGGTTATTCAGATGAGGATATAAAAAACAAACCACATATAGGTGTAGCAAATTCATTTATGGAGGGTTCTCCTGGAACTGCACATTTAAGACAAGTTACTGAAATGGTAAAACAAGGAATATGGGCAGCTGGTGGTGTTCCTGTGGAATTTGGAATACCTGCTACTTGTGGCAATATTGCAAATGGAGCAGAAGAATTAAAATATGAACAAGTAGGAAGAGATATAGTTGCTATGTCTGTTGAATTTGTTACAAAAGTTCATAATTTTGATGGTTTGGTTATGGTTGCATCATGTGACAATATAATAGCAGGTTGTTATTTAGCAGCTGCAAGAGTTGACATTCCTTCCCTTGTTGTAACTGGAGGTTCAATGCAAGCTGGACAATATAAAGGAAATACAGTTGTGGAAGCTGATTTAGATGCAGCAAGATTTTCTGGAGCAGGAGAAGATGAATTAGATTATATGGAAGGTTGTGTATGTCCAACATGTGGAGCTTGTCCATCAATGGGTACAGCAAACACAATGCAAATGCTTGGGGAAATATTCAACTTAGTATTACCTGGTACATCAACAGTTCCAGCATCAGATTCAACAAGAATGAGAGAAGCTCGTATTGCAGGAAAATATGCAGTGGAATTAACTAAATCAGGAAGAAAACCTTCAGATGTAATAACAAAAGAAGTTCTTTTAAACTCTATAATGTTCGATATGGCAGTAGCGGGTTCTACAAATGCAGTTCTTCATATTTTAGCAATGTCATATGAATTAGGCCTTGGTGTTACAATTGAAGATTTTGAAAAATATGCAAATGAAATACCTTGTATAAATGCAGTTATACCAAGTGGACCATATACAGTTGTAGACTTCCACTATGCAGGTGGAGTACCAAATGTTATGAAAATGTTAGAGAGCAAATTATTCTTAGATGCTCCAATGATAACAGGAAAAACATGGGGTGAATATTTAGAAGTTATAACAGCAAGTGAAAATGAAGTTATTCATTCATTAGAGAAACCTTTATTCACTGAGCCTGGATTAAAAATATTAAAAGGTAACTTATCTCCTAAAGGAGCTATAGTTAGACCAACAGCTGTTCCTGAAGAAGTTAAATATATGAAGGGTAAAGCTAAGGTTTATGAAACAGATAGAGATGCATTTAATGCAATAATGGCAGGAGAAATAGTACCTGGAGATATAATAGTAATAAGATATGAAGGGTGTAAAGGTGCACCTGGTATGAAGGAATTAATGCTAAGTATAGATGCATTAATAGGACTTGGATTACATAAGAGTGTTGGACTAATATCGGATGCAAGATTTTCCGGATTTAACTTTGGAGCTATTGTTGGTCACGTTTCTCCAGAAGCTTATGATGGTGGAGTTATAGCTGTTGTAGAAAACGATGATGAAATAGTTATAGATATACCTAATGGGGAAGTTTCTTTATTAGTTGATGATGAAGTGATAAAGAATAGATTAGACAAATGGGTACAACCACCACTTAAAGAAGCTAAGGGATGCTTAAATATATTTGCTAAAAACTGTAGACCAGCAGAAGAAGGTGGAGCAATGCAACCTTGGTAA
- a CDS encoding CPBP family intramembrane glutamic endopeptidase — protein sequence MKNKEVEFKVNKILLITLVILGCLTMAFVDGVLSPNYITKSICKLLIFLLLPYIYYSRSYSSISLKSLFKINKDHIIKSFALGIAIYILILSAYFTIGNLFNFSSVTKSLENNIGVNTSNFIFVALYISFINSLLEEVFFRGFAFITLKNISSKKFAYIFSSISFSIYHVAMMSTWFDIVLLLLLILSLFIAGIFFNYLDDKNNNIYNSWFVHMFANFAINTIGFILFGII from the coding sequence ATGAAAAATAAAGAAGTAGAGTTCAAAGTCAATAAGATACTTTTAATTACCCTAGTAATTTTAGGATGTCTTACCATGGCTTTTGTAGATGGAGTTCTTTCTCCAAATTATATAACAAAATCAATTTGTAAGTTACTTATTTTTTTGTTACTTCCATATATATATTATTCTAGAAGTTACTCTTCAATAAGTTTAAAAAGTTTATTCAAAATAAACAAAGATCATATTATAAAGTCATTTGCTTTGGGTATAGCTATATATATTTTAATATTATCTGCATACTTTACCATAGGCAACCTATTTAATTTTTCTAGTGTTACAAAGTCTTTAGAAAATAATATAGGTGTAAATACTAGTAACTTTATATTTGTAGCATTATATATATCTTTTATAAATTCATTATTGGAAGAGGTATTTTTTAGAGGATTTGCATTTATAACATTGAAAAATATTTCAAGCAAAAAATTTGCTTATATTTTTAGTTCTATTTCCTTCTCCATATATCACGTTGCAATGATGTCTACTTGGTTTGATATAGTATTGTTGTTATTACTAATTTTATCACTTTTTATTGCAGGCATATTTTTTAACTATTTAGATGATAAAAACAATAATATTTACAATTCTTGGTTTGTTCATATGTTCGCTAATTTTGCCATAAACACTATTGGATTTATCCTATTTGGAATAATATAA
- a CDS encoding ornithine cyclodeaminase family protein, with protein sequence MLLLSRKDIKKVFTMKDAIETNKECFKLFSEGKSEVPLRTTIQAPNHNGVFLFMPSYVEELDAAGLKVVNIFPENVKENLPTAPAQVLLIDGKTGIVTAILDGTYVTQLRTGASSGAAFDLFAIKDAKIGALIGTGGQAATQLEAMMVARELDEVRVFDLDENRRQVFVSKMQEELKCYGTKIVEATSSDNAIENADIIVTVTPSTKPVFDGTKVKKGATVSCVGAYQHHMQEMDPAILPRASKIYFDSEEAVLSEAGDILIPLEEGIITKDDFTGDIGDVLLGKVVGRENDEEIIVYENVGIGVLDLMTARAIYLKAVESKVGTNWE encoded by the coding sequence ATGTTATTATTATCAAGAAAAGACATAAAGAAAGTGTTTACTATGAAAGATGCCATAGAAACTAACAAGGAATGTTTTAAATTATTTTCAGAAGGTAAAAGTGAGGTGCCTTTAAGAACTACTATACAAGCACCAAATCATAATGGAGTGTTTTTATTTATGCCATCTTATGTTGAGGAATTAGATGCAGCAGGATTGAAAGTAGTTAATATATTCCCTGAAAATGTTAAGGAAAATTTACCTACAGCTCCAGCACAGGTATTATTAATAGATGGAAAAACTGGAATAGTTACTGCAATATTAGATGGAACATATGTTACACAATTACGTACAGGCGCATCTTCAGGAGCAGCATTTGATTTATTTGCAATAAAGGATGCTAAAATAGGTGCTTTGATAGGAACTGGTGGTCAGGCAGCTACTCAATTAGAGGCTATGATGGTTGCTAGAGAATTAGATGAAGTCAGAGTATTTGATTTAGATGAAAACAGAAGACAGGTATTTGTAAGCAAAATGCAAGAAGAGCTTAAGTGTTATGGTACTAAAATAGTAGAAGCTACATCTTCAGATAATGCAATAGAAAATGCAGATATAATAGTTACAGTAACACCTTCAACTAAGCCTGTATTTGATGGAACAAAAGTTAAAAAGGGTGCAACAGTAAGTTGTGTAGGAGCATATCAACATCATATGCAAGAAATGGATCCTGCTATATTACCAAGAGCTTCAAAAATATACTTTGATTCAGAAGAAGCAGTTTTATCAGAAGCTGGAGATATATTAATACCTTTAGAAGAAGGGATAATAACAAAAGACGATTTTACAGGTGATATAGGAGATGTGTTGCTTGGTAAAGTTGTTGGACGTGAAAATGATGAGGAAATTATTGTCTATGAAAACGTTGGCATAGGCGTTTTAGATTTGATGACAGCAAGAGCTATATATTTAAAAGCTGTAGAATCTAAAGTTGGAACTAATTGGGAATAA
- a CDS encoding tautomerase family protein — MPHINIKMYPGRSEEVKAKLAKHTKEFMVKELEMDEKFISISVEEIDKENWQSEVMDKIKDEELYERPNF, encoded by the coding sequence ATGCCACATATTAATATTAAAATGTATCCAGGTAGAAGTGAAGAAGTAAAAGCTAAATTAGCTAAACATACTAAAGAATTTATGGTTAAGGAACTAGAAATGGATGAAAAGTTTATTTCTATTTCTGTTGAAGAAATAGATAAAGAAAATTGGCAATCTGAAGTCATGGATAAAATCAAAGATGAAGAATTATATGAAAGACCAAATTTCTAG
- a CDS encoding alanine-tRNA synthetase second additional domain-containing protein — protein MYEIGIKIAQQYLTPTDRLIGVIGEPGSGKSMLIRGMFPGLELTNDDDGLNVRPLPIMDVDDEGFFSPHTYHIDIRFESAFYQMYELVNAINKAIEYGKRVIVEHFELIYPLMNKNADLLIGVGGEIIVTRPTIFGPEPGDIAKRVFHSISIRKMAHSAEDLVEHFLPEDISFNCEHGDVLNGFLILFHSKPNFDIKILEEEVNKMIEKDIPIQYYDEKHVKIGEYIHPCSGPRIHVESTAKIENFKLLSKFYYDSTKKVYMLVGLVGDSMDQSYKDLNKI, from the coding sequence ATGTATGAAATTGGAATTAAAATAGCGCAACAATATTTAACTCCCACAGATAGACTTATAGGAGTAATAGGAGAGCCAGGTTCGGGAAAAAGTATGCTAATTAGGGGGATGTTCCCAGGTCTTGAACTAACAAATGATGATGATGGGCTGAATGTAAGACCTTTGCCGATTATGGATGTGGATGATGAAGGTTTTTTTTCTCCTCATACTTATCATATTGACATAAGGTTTGAATCAGCATTTTATCAAATGTATGAACTGGTAAATGCAATAAATAAAGCCATTGAATATGGAAAAAGAGTCATAGTAGAACACTTCGAACTTATTTATCCTTTAATGAATAAAAATGCAGACTTATTAATTGGCGTTGGTGGTGAGATTATTGTTACAAGACCTACTATTTTTGGACCAGAACCTGGGGATATTGCAAAGAGAGTGTTCCATTCCATAAGTATAAGAAAAATGGCTCATTCAGCAGAAGATTTAGTTGAACATTTTTTACCTGAGGATATTAGCTTTAATTGTGAACATGGTGATGTCTTAAATGGATTTTTAATATTATTTCACTCTAAGCCAAATTTTGATATTAAAATTTTAGAGGAAGAAGTTAATAAAATGATAGAAAAAGATATACCAATTCAATATTATGATGAGAAACATGTGAAAATAGGTGAATATATACATCCTTGTAGTGGCCCAAGAATACATGTAGAAAGCACAGCTAAAATTGAAAACTTTAAATTATTGTCAAAATTTTACTATGATTCCACAAAGAAAGTATATATGTTAGTAGGTCTTGTAGGAGATAGTATGGATCAAAGTTACAAGGATTTAAATAAAATTTAA